The following are encoded in a window of Spea bombifrons isolate aSpeBom1 chromosome 2, aSpeBom1.2.pri, whole genome shotgun sequence genomic DNA:
- the TYR gene encoding tyrosinase, whose protein sequence is MFLLFLGSLFLRLHLGHGQFPRACTSPEVLLSKECCPVWSGDGSPCGELSGRGTCQDVLLSNSTSGSQFPFSGIDDRENWPVVFYNRTCQCQGNFMGANCGECKFGFIGPNCTQRRLMIRKEIFKMTTAERNKFIAYLNLAKHTISPDYVIATGTYSQMNNGSNPMFADINVYDLFVWLHYYASRDAFLGEGTVWRDIDFAHEAPAFVPWHRFFLLHWEHEIQKATGDENFTIPYWDWRDAEQCDICTDDLMGGNHPTTPGILSPASFFSSWQVVCSQSEEYNSLRTLCNGTDEGPIIRNPGGHDRTRTPRLPTSAEVEACLALTDYETGPMDRSANFSFRNTLEGFADPLTGVSDRSQSTLHNSLHVFLNGSMSQVQGSANDPIFLLHHAFVDSIFEQWLRRHQPSLTIYPESNAPIGHNRGYYMVPFLPLYTNGEFFGPSRDFGYEYDYLSESGSIEDFLMPYLEQARQIWQWLVGAAVVGGLITAVIATIVGLACRRKKKGMSEETQPLLMEAEDYQSTYQSNL, encoded by the exons ATGTTTCTTCTGTTCCTTGGAAGTCTGTTTCTGCGTCTCCATTTGGGGCATGGACAGTTCCCCAGAGCCTGCACTTCACCTGAAGTCCTCTTAAGCAAGGAGTGTTGTCCAGTTTGGTCTGGAGATGGTTCCCCGTGTGGAGAGCTGTCTGGTAGGGGGACCTGTCAAGATGTCCTGCTGTCTAATTCCACTTCTGGTTCCCAGTTTCCCTTTAGTGGGATTGATGACAGAGAAAACTGGCCTGTTGTATTCTACAACAGGACTTGTCAATGTCAAGGTAATTTTATGGGAGCCAACTGTGGTGAGTGCAAATTTGGCTTTATTGGTCCAAACTGCACTCAAAGGAGGTTGATGATTAGGAAGGAGATCTTCAAGATGACCACTGCTGAGAGGAACAAGTTCATTGCTTACCTCAACTTGGCCAAGCACACCATCAGCCCTGATTATGTGATAGCCACGGGTACCTACTCTCAGATGAACAATGGATCCAATCCCATGTTTGCAGATATAAACGTGTATGATCTGTTTGTCTGGTTGCACTACTATGCTTCCAGAGATGCCTTCCTAGGAGAGGGCACAGTTTGGAGGGACATAGACTTTGCCCATGAAGCCCCAGCCTTTGTCCCGTGGCACAGGTTTTTCTTGCTCCATTGGGAGCATGAGATTCAGAAGGCTACTGGGGATGAGAACTTCACCATCCCCTACTGGGACTGGAGGGATGCAGAGCAGTGTGATATCTGTACAGACGATCTTATGGGGGGCAACCATCCCACCACCCCTGGCATTCTCAGCCCTGCATCCTTCTTCTCATCTTGGCAG gtTGTGTGCAGCCAATCTGAGGAATACAATAGTCTTAGGACATTGTGCAACGGTACCGACGAAGGGCCCATAATTCGAAATCCTGGGGGACATGACAGAACCAGGACCCCTAGGCTGCCTACATCCGCTGAGGTCGAGGCGTGCCTGGCACTGACGGACTACGAAACTGGACCCATGGATAGATCTGCCAACTTTAGCTTCCGGAACACTTTGGAAG gtttTGCGGATCCATTGACCGGAGTCTCGGATCGGTCGCAGAGCACTCTGCACAATTCGTTGCATGTTTTTCTGAACGGCTCCATGTCTCAGGTTCAGGGATCCGCTAATGACCCTATTTTTCTCCTTCATCATGCGTTTGTGGACAG CATATTTGAACAATGGCTTAGAAGACACCAGCCTTCGTTAACGATTTACCCAGAATCCAATGCACCAATTGGACACAACCGAGGATATTATATGGTTCCATTTCTTCCGTTATATACAAATGGAGAATTCTTTGGCCCGTCAAGAGATTTTGGATACGAGTATGACTACCTATCGGAATCCG GATCCATTGAAGACTTCCTGATGCCGTACCTTGAGCAAGCACGGCAGATTTGGCAATGGCTTGTGGGAGCTGCAGTAGTCGGTGGCTTAATTACTGCTGTAATTGCCACGATAGTTGGCTTGGCGTGTCGGAGAAAGAAGAAGGGGATGTCTGAAGAAACGCAACCTCTTCTCATGGAAGCAGAAGATTATCAAAGCACCTACCAATCAAATCTATAA